A single Candidatus Eisenbacteria bacterium DNA region contains:
- a CDS encoding HI0074 family nucleotidyltransferase substrate-binding subunit: protein QKVLRNENVICQSPKSCFQEAFRLEMVVDHPDWIRMLEDRNLAVHSYDEKLARSIYKRLSDYVPLFDSLFTALKNRSRLVK, encoded by the coding sequence CAGAAGGTTTTACGAAATGAAAATGTGATTTGTCAATCCCCTAAATCCTGTTTTCAAGAGGCCTTTCGATTGGAGATGGTTGTAGATCACCCAGATTGGATTCGTATGCTGGAAGACCGTAATCTTGCTGTACATTCTTATGATGAAAAGTTGGCAAGATCTATCTATAAACGATTATCCGACTATGTGCCGCTGTTTGATTCCTTATTCACGGCGTTGAAGAACCGTTCACGCTTGGTGAAATGA